Proteins encoded in a region of the Zea mays cultivar B73 chromosome 4, Zm-B73-REFERENCE-NAM-5.0, whole genome shotgun sequence genome:
- the LOC100191705 gene encoding Vesicle-associated protein 1-1-like: MAAPAPATTGDLLRVDPLELRFPFELKKQISCSMQLSNHTDDYIAFKVKTTSPKKYSVRPNTGVVLPRSTCDVVVTMQAQREAPPDMQCKDKFLVQSVVAPAGITVKDVTGDMFTKESGYKMEEVKLRVTYVAPPQPPSPVPEESEEGSPPRASESENGDGPSGGFTRALRERIEPQDKSTEAGALVSKLTEEKNSAIQQNHRLRQELDLVRQEISKRRGGGFSFIVVIIVALIGAILGYLMKS, encoded by the exons ATGGCCGCGCCCGCCCCTGCCACCACCGGCGACCTCCTACGCGTCGACCCCCTCGAGCTACGCTTCCCCT TCGAGTTGAAGAAGCAGATCTCGTGCTCCATGCAGCTGTCGAATCACACCGACGACTACATCGCCTTCAAG GTGAAAACTACAAGTCCAAAGAAGTATTCGGTGCGACCCAACACTGGGGTTGTCTTGCCACGGTCTACCTGTGATGTTGTTG TTACGATGCAAGCACAGCGGGAAGCCCCGCCTGACATGCAGTGCAAGGATAAGTTCCTAGTCCAAAGCGTCGTTGCCCCTGCTGGTATAACTGTGAAGGATGTCACTGGGGATATG TTTACGAAGGAGTCTGGGTATAAGATGGAAGAGGTCAAATTGCGAGTGACCTATGTTGCTCCTCCACAGCCACCCTCTCCAGTTCCAGAGGAATCTGAAGAAGGTTCTCCACCTAGGGCTTCTGAATCAGAAAACGGAGATGGACCTTCTGGAGGATTCACCAGA GCACTAAGAGAGCGCATTGAGCCTCAAGACAAATCTACAGAG GCTGGAGCTTTGGTTTCCAAGTTGACTGAAGAGAAGAATTCCGCGATTCAACAGAATCATAGACTTAGACAGGAACTT GACTTGGTGAGGCAGGAGATCAGCAAGAGGCGTGGAGGGGGCTTCTCCTTCATCGTCGTCATAATTGTTGCTCTGATCGGCGCCATCCTCGGCTACCTGATGAAGTCGTAA
- the LOC100216884 gene encoding Putative glycerol-3-phosphate transporter 1-like — MANSRKPPGLRLLGGAGSLTTYQTLVLVLTFLAYTCFHMTRKIPSIVKSALDPQTKVGFSHWGRLHASRNALTTGWLPFNTADGSALLGEIDVAFLAAYSAGMFFAGHIGDRMDLRVFLTVGMAGTAVFTTLFGAGYWLNVHSFYYFLVIQMVSGLFQSVGWPSVVAVVGNWFGKSKRGLIMGIWNAHTSVGNIAGSLLAAFLLKFGWGWSFAVPSLIMALVGLMVYVFLPVSPEAMEIDSDGGELNCEKDAVKEPLLEPGQEVKHSAVGFLEAWRIPGVAPFALCLFFSKLVAYTFLYWLPFYISHTRIGGEYLSDATAGSLSTIFDVGGVLGGVLAGHISDRLNARAITAASFTYCAIPALFLYRTYGSMSMAWNVSLMFVTGMFVNGPYALITTAVSADLGTHSSLNGNSRALATVTAIIDGTGSVGAAIGPLVTGYVSSRSWSAVFTMLMAAALLAGLLLSKLVCAELQGKTHSSVSKDAGGEHGAYSDEV, encoded by the exons ATGGCGAATAGTAGGAAGCCTCCTGGCCTCAGGTTACTCGGAGGCGCCGGCTCACTGACAACGTACCAGACACTAGTCCTGGTCCTCACGTTCTTGGCATACACATGCTTCCACATGACTCGGAAGATCCCAAGCATAGTCAAGAGCGCTCTGGACCCGCAGACGAAGGTGGGGTTCTCGCACTGGGGACGGTTGCACGCCAGCAGAAACGCTCTCACCACCGGCTGGCTGCCGTTCAACACCGCCGACGGCTCCGCGCTGCTCGGCGAGATAGACGTCGCGTTCCTCGCCGCGTACTCCGCCGGGATGTTCTTCGCCGGCCACATCGGCGACCGCATGGATCTGAGGGTCTTCCTGACGGTCGGCATGGCCGGCACCGCCGTGTTCACGACGCTCTTCGGCGCTGGATACTGGCTGAACGTCCACAGCTTCTACTATTTCTTGGTTATTCAGATGGTTTCTGGCCTGTTTCAGTCAGTTGGCTGGCCTTCGGTTGTTGCGGTTGTCGGCAACTGGTTCGGGAAGAGTAAGAGAGGATTGATCATGGGGATATGGAACGCACACACCTCTGTCGGGAATATAGCAGGCTCGCTGCTCGCCGCGTTCCTCCTGAAGTTCGGGTGGGGCTGGTCGTTTGCCGTCCCCAGCCTTATCATGGCGCTCGTTGGGTTGATGGTGTATGTTTTCCTGCCGGTTAGTCCTGAGGCCATGGAGATTGACAGTGACGGCGGTGAGCTTAACTGCGAGAAGGACGCTGTGAAGGAGCCTCTCTTGGAACCAGGCCAAGAAGTGAAACATAGTGCAGTGGGGTTCTTAGAGGCATGGAGGATTCCTGGGGTCGCGCCGTTTGCTCTGTGCCTCTTCTTCTCCAAACTGGTCGCGTATACCTTCCTGTACTGGCTGCCGTTCTACATCAGCCATACAC GCATTGGTGGCGAGTACCTCTCCGACGCCACGGCAGGAAGCCTATCGACGATCTTCGACGTCGGCGGCGTGCTGGGAGGGGTCCTGGCGGGCCACATCTCCGACCGCCTGAACGCGCGCGCGATCACGGCCGCGAGCTTCACTTACTGCGCGATCCCCGCGCTCTTCCTGTACCGCACGTACGGGAGCATGTCGATGGCGTGGAACGTCTCGCTCATGTTCGTCACGGGGATGTTCGTGAACGGGCCCTACGCGCTGATCACGACGGCGGTGTCGGCCGACCTCGGCACGCACAGCTCGCTCAACGGCAACTCCCGGGCGCTGGCCACCGTGACGGCGATCATCGACGGGACGGGGTCTGTCGGAGCCGCCATCGGGCCGCTGGTGACGGGGTACGTCTCGTCGAGGAGCTGGAGCGCCGTGTTCACCATGCTGATGGCGGCGGCTCTCCTCGCTGGGCTCCTCTTGAGCAAGCTCGTGTGCGCCGAGCTGCAAGGGAAAACGCATTCCAGCGTGAGCAAGGACGCAGGCGGTGAACATGGTGCCTACTCAGATGAAGTGTAA
- the LOC100216884 gene encoding putative glycerol-3-phosphate transporter 1-like isoform X1 yields MLMSHSQQMANSRKPPGLRLLGGAGSLTTYQTLVLVLTFLAYTCFHMTRKIPSIVKSALDPQTKVGFSHWGRLHASRNALTTGWLPFNTADGSALLGEIDVAFLAAYSAGMFFAGHIGDRMDLRVFLTVGMAGTAVFTTLFGAGYWLNVHSFYYFLVIQMVSGLFQSVGWPSVVAVVGNWFGKSKRGLIMGIWNAHTSVGNIAGSLLAAFLLKFGWGWSFAVPSLIMALVGLMVYVFLPVSPEAMEIDSDGGELNCEKDAVKEPLLEPGQEVKHSAVGFLEAWRIPGVAPFALCLFFSKLVAYTFLYWLPFYISHTRIGGEYLSDATAGSLSTIFDVGGVLGGVLAGHISDRLNARAITAASFTYCAIPALFLYRTYGSMSMAWNVSLMFVTGMFVNGPYALITTAVSADLGTHSSLNGNSRALATVTAIIDGTGSVGAAIGPLVTGYVSSRSWSAVFTMLMAAALLAGLLLSKLVCAELQGKTHSSVSKDAGGEHGAYSDEV; encoded by the exons ATGCTCATGTCTCACTCTCAACAGATGGCGAATAGTAGGAAGCCTCCTGGCCTCAGGTTACTCGGAGGCGCCGGCTCACTGACAACGTACCAGACACTAGTCCTGGTCCTCACGTTCTTGGCATACACATGCTTCCACATGACTCGGAAGATCCCAAGCATAGTCAAGAGCGCTCTGGACCCGCAGACGAAGGTGGGGTTCTCGCACTGGGGACGGTTGCACGCCAGCAGAAACGCTCTCACCACCGGCTGGCTGCCGTTCAACACCGCCGACGGCTCCGCGCTGCTCGGCGAGATAGACGTCGCGTTCCTCGCCGCGTACTCCGCCGGGATGTTCTTCGCCGGCCACATCGGCGACCGCATGGATCTGAGGGTCTTCCTGACGGTCGGCATGGCCGGCACCGCCGTGTTCACGACGCTCTTCGGCGCTGGATACTGGCTGAACGTCCACAGCTTCTACTATTTCTTGGTTATTCAGATGGTTTCTGGCCTGTTTCAGTCAGTTGGCTGGCCTTCGGTTGTTGCGGTTGTCGGCAACTGGTTCGGGAAGAGTAAGAGAGGATTGATCATGGGGATATGGAACGCACACACCTCTGTCGGGAATATAGCAGGCTCGCTGCTCGCCGCGTTCCTCCTGAAGTTCGGGTGGGGCTGGTCGTTTGCCGTCCCCAGCCTTATCATGGCGCTCGTTGGGTTGATGGTGTATGTTTTCCTGCCGGTTAGTCCTGAGGCCATGGAGATTGACAGTGACGGCGGTGAGCTTAACTGCGAGAAGGACGCTGTGAAGGAGCCTCTCTTGGAACCAGGCCAAGAAGTGAAACATAGTGCAGTGGGGTTCTTAGAGGCATGGAGGATTCCTGGGGTCGCGCCGTTTGCTCTGTGCCTCTTCTTCTCCAAACTGGTCGCGTATACCTTCCTGTACTGGCTGCCGTTCTACATCAGCCATACAC GCATTGGTGGCGAGTACCTCTCCGACGCCACGGCAGGAAGCCTATCGACGATCTTCGACGTCGGCGGCGTGCTGGGAGGGGTCCTGGCGGGCCACATCTCCGACCGCCTGAACGCGCGCGCGATCACGGCCGCGAGCTTCACTTACTGCGCGATCCCCGCGCTCTTCCTGTACCGCACGTACGGGAGCATGTCGATGGCGTGGAACGTCTCGCTCATGTTCGTCACGGGGATGTTCGTGAACGGGCCCTACGCGCTGATCACGACGGCGGTGTCGGCCGACCTCGGCACGCACAGCTCGCTCAACGGCAACTCCCGGGCGCTGGCCACCGTGACGGCGATCATCGACGGGACGGGGTCTGTCGGAGCCGCCATCGGGCCGCTGGTGACGGGGTACGTCTCGTCGAGGAGCTGGAGCGCCGTGTTCACCATGCTGATGGCGGCGGCTCTCCTCGCTGGGCTCCTCTTGAGCAAGCTCGTGTGCGCCGAGCTGCAAGGGAAAACGCATTCCAGCGTGAGCAAGGACGCAGGCGGTGAACATGGTGCCTACTCAGATGAAGTGTAA